A single genomic interval of Methyloceanibacter caenitepidi harbors:
- a CDS encoding proton-translocating transhydrogenase family protein, protein MTNKTLLTGIIVAVAALASDALLVSAAYAAEAAEGGGHDFMSQFSIFVLAVFVGYYVVWSVTPALHTPLMSVTNAVSSVIVVGALLAVAVEAGDAVASSGHWLAKILGFVALILASVNIFGGFLVTQRMLAMYRRKDR, encoded by the coding sequence ATGACGAATAAGACCCTTCTAACGGGGATCATCGTTGCCGTAGCGGCGCTTGCCTCCGATGCGCTTTTGGTGAGCGCGGCCTACGCCGCCGAGGCAGCGGAAGGCGGTGGCCACGATTTCATGTCGCAATTCTCGATCTTCGTGCTGGCGGTGTTCGTCGGCTACTACGTGGTCTGGAGCGTAACGCCCGCGCTGCATACGCCGCTGATGTCGGTGACAAACGCGGTCTCCTCCGTGATCGTCGTGGGCGCGCTGCTGGCGGTCGCGGTCGAGGCGGGAGACGCGGTCGCGTCGTCCGGTCACTGGCTTGCGAAGATCCTGGGTTTCGTCGCCCTGATCCTGGCCTCGGTCAATATCTTCGGCGGGTTCCTGGTGACGCAACGCATGCTCGCCATGTACCGGCGTAAAGACCGCTAG
- a CDS encoding Re/Si-specific NAD(P)(+) transhydrogenase subunit alpha — protein sequence MIAIGVPAEGSEEPRIGLTPETVKKLVKAGAKVTVRSGAGLRSHFSDDDYKEAGASIAKSDEDAVSGADVVFTVRRPSVELAKAMKKGAALIGMLDPFSDTAGLEALAKTGVSLFSMELMPRITRAQSMDVLSSQSNLAGYKAVVNAAAEFERALPMMMTAAGTVPAARVFVMGVGVAGLQAIATARRLGAIVTATDVRPAVKEQVASLGAKFIAVEDEEFKQAETSGGYAKEMSDEYKKKQAELVAEHVKNQDIVITTALIPGRPAPKLISKAMIESMKPGSIIVDLAAERGGNAELTKPGEVAEHKGVRILGQLNLAGQVPVNASSLYARNLQAFIEPFIDKETKELAIDWDDELAIGTAIARDGAIVNERVAGGKTS from the coding sequence ATGATTGCAATTGGCGTACCCGCAGAAGGCTCCGAGGAGCCTCGGATCGGCCTTACCCCCGAGACCGTCAAGAAGCTGGTGAAAGCCGGCGCCAAGGTCACGGTGCGGTCTGGCGCGGGGCTTCGATCCCATTTCAGCGACGACGACTACAAAGAGGCCGGCGCGTCAATCGCCAAGTCCGATGAGGACGCGGTTTCCGGCGCGGACGTGGTTTTCACCGTCCGGCGTCCGTCTGTGGAACTCGCAAAAGCGATGAAAAAAGGCGCTGCTCTGATCGGCATGCTGGATCCGTTCTCGGACACGGCCGGTCTTGAGGCGCTCGCAAAGACCGGCGTGTCGCTCTTCTCCATGGAGTTGATGCCGCGCATCACGCGCGCCCAGAGCATGGACGTTCTGTCCTCGCAATCGAACCTCGCGGGCTACAAGGCCGTGGTCAATGCAGCCGCCGAGTTCGAGCGGGCCTTGCCGATGATGATGACCGCGGCAGGTACGGTGCCGGCCGCACGCGTGTTCGTCATGGGTGTCGGCGTGGCCGGGCTCCAGGCAATCGCTACTGCGCGCCGCCTCGGCGCTATCGTGACCGCGACCGACGTGCGGCCTGCCGTGAAAGAGCAGGTGGCTTCGCTCGGCGCGAAGTTCATCGCCGTCGAAGACGAGGAATTCAAACAGGCCGAGACGTCCGGCGGCTACGCCAAGGAGATGTCGGACGAGTACAAGAAGAAGCAGGCCGAGCTTGTCGCCGAGCACGTCAAGAACCAGGACATCGTCATCACTACCGCGCTCATCCCCGGCCGTCCGGCGCCGAAGCTGATCTCGAAAGCGATGATCGAAAGCATGAAGCCGGGCTCCATCATCGTGGATCTCGCGGCGGAGCGGGGCGGGAACGCGGAGCTGACCAAGCCAGGCGAGGTCGCCGAGCACAAGGGCGTGCGCATCCTCGGCCAGTTGAACCTGGCCGGTCAGGTGCCGGTCAACGCCTCCAGCCTCTATGCGCGAAACCTTCAGGCTTTTATCGAGCCGTTCATCGACAAGGAAACCAAAGAGCTCGCCATCGATTGGGACGACGAATTGGCCATCGGTACGGCAATTGCCCGTGACGGGGCGATCGTCAACGAGCGGGTTGCCGGAGGGAAGACATCATGA
- a CDS encoding aa3-type cytochrome c oxidase subunit IV: MHIDPKEGHPDMDYAEHLGTYKLFCGLFFWGTLACVAIVAGMGFFLT; encoded by the coding sequence ATGCACATCGATCCCAAAGAGGGCCACCCGGATATGGATTACGCCGAGCACCTCGGCACGTATAAGCTCTTCTGCGGGCTGTTTTTCTGGGGCACGCTTGCCTGTGTGGCAATTGTCGCGGGCATGGGCTTCTTCCTCACCTAG
- a CDS encoding VOC family protein, which translates to MPVTQLVRVDITVADLDRAVGFFRDGLGMETGPVQSSQDARWNALLGLETSTCMRTADICFDRETVRLAAFDPPGSPYPTPRASNDPWFEHVALVAGDIHAVWSRLEKTTPETVTAGAPVVLPPNTGSVTAFKFRDAEGHPLELLSFPAGIGDPRWQKGGAGIRGFDHTAIVVTDLDRSLAVYTELLGMRIGGRSLNQGAGQDLLDGLPGCLVDVVALQPQDQPTPHVELLHYREPPGHAPLPPPRANDLASARQVHRVEGLEALVERLKSAGTAFVSDGAVSLADGAMGAAVRDPDGHMIVLLD; encoded by the coding sequence ATGCCTGTCACGCAGCTTGTCCGTGTCGACATCACAGTTGCCGATCTCGACCGTGCGGTAGGCTTCTTCCGTGACGGGCTCGGCATGGAGACCGGTCCGGTTCAAAGTTCTCAGGACGCGCGGTGGAATGCCCTTCTGGGGCTCGAGACCAGTACCTGCATGCGGACGGCCGACATTTGCTTCGACCGGGAAACTGTGAGGCTCGCGGCGTTCGATCCGCCGGGGTCGCCGTATCCCACCCCGCGCGCCTCGAACGATCCGTGGTTCGAGCACGTGGCCCTGGTGGCCGGCGATATTCACGCGGTGTGGTCCCGGCTGGAAAAAACCACGCCCGAGACGGTCACGGCAGGGGCGCCCGTGGTGCTGCCGCCCAATACGGGCAGCGTGACCGCGTTCAAGTTCCGCGACGCGGAGGGACACCCGCTGGAGTTGCTCTCGTTTCCGGCGGGGATTGGCGATCCCCGCTGGCAAAAGGGCGGTGCCGGCATTCGCGGCTTCGACCACACCGCCATCGTCGTGACGGACCTCGACCGCAGTCTGGCGGTCTATACCGAGCTTCTCGGGATGCGGATCGGAGGGCGCTCCTTGAATCAGGGGGCGGGGCAAGACCTCCTCGACGGTCTTCCCGGTTGCCTCGTCGACGTAGTGGCGCTCCAGCCCCAAGATCAGCCTACGCCTCATGTGGAGTTGCTACACTATCGGGAACCGCCGGGGCACGCGCCCCTCCCGCCGCCGCGTGCGAACGACTTGGCCTCGGCCCGGCAGGTCCACCGGGTGGAGGGCCTGGAAGCACTCGTAGAACGGCTGAAATCGGCTGGAACCGCTTTCGTCTCCGACGGTGCCGTGTCGCTCGCGGATGGTGCCATGGGAGCCGCTGTCCGGGATCCGGACGGGCACATGATCGTACTATTGGACTAG
- a CDS encoding DoxX family protein produces MDWLINDALPVLARIFIVWIFPFSFIDKIINHEAAVKQASSSWLPGGAALLYPAMAVELLTPPMIVFGFYDGIAAFVLAGYCAITALLFHNFWSYPRFWSSDSEGYPHVWDFFKNFGLVGGLIFVMLASGFFQSAEKEIEEVTMLTPEISIVAGAPEGI; encoded by the coding sequence ATGGATTGGCTGATCAACGATGCGCTGCCGGTACTGGCGCGCATCTTCATTGTCTGGATTTTTCCGTTCAGCTTTATCGACAAGATCATCAATCACGAGGCCGCGGTGAAGCAAGCGTCCTCGAGCTGGCTTCCGGGCGGTGCGGCGCTGCTCTATCCGGCCATGGCCGTCGAATTGCTGACGCCGCCAATGATCGTGTTCGGATTCTATGACGGCATCGCCGCGTTCGTCCTTGCCGGGTACTGCGCCATCACCGCGCTCCTGTTCCACAACTTTTGGAGCTATCCGCGCTTCTGGTCGTCGGACAGCGAGGGCTATCCGCATGTCTGGGACTTCTTCAAGAATTTCGGTCTCGTCGGCGGGCTGATCTTCGTGATGCTCGCCAGCGGGTTTTTTCAGAGCGCGGAGAAGGAGATCGAGGAGGTGACGATGCTGACACCGGAGATTTCGATCGTTGCCGGGGCACCGGAGGGCATTTGA
- a CDS encoding ABC1 kinase family protein: MNDLSDRSGDAPKDGPQSTDREKNRFSARAMRYGRVGANVGGVAARMAGRRLFGLDSETEKEAAALAMALGGLKGPIMKVAQLLATIPDALPPEYAEALGKLQSHAPPMGRGFVKRRMAAELGPEWEGKFASFDYEAAASASLGQVHRAVAHDGRSLAVKLQYPDMRSAVEADLVQLGMLFSVHRRMRPAVETSEVLKELSERLREELDYRREARMTSLYGDIFKSDAFVRVPEVLPALSTDRVLTMTWLEGRKLLEYKDHSLEDRNAIAQAMFRAWWYPFSHYGVIHGDPHLGNYTVFEDGAGRAAGINLLDYGCMRTFAPKFIQGVIDLYNGLLHDDRSLVVHAYETWGFAGLSNELIDILNIWARFIYGPMLDDRVRTIADDVDPGMYGRKEAFQVHQALRDKGPVTIPREFVFMDRAAIGLGGVFLHLNAALNFHDLFDEAIAGVDVGTVTQRQSEAFAQAGVPLPGTDAPETVS, from the coding sequence ATGAACGATTTGTCAGACCGATCGGGCGATGCGCCGAAGGACGGTCCCCAGTCCACGGATCGCGAAAAGAACCGGTTCAGCGCGCGGGCCATGCGCTATGGCCGGGTCGGCGCGAATGTGGGCGGCGTGGCCGCGCGCATGGCGGGGCGGCGCTTGTTCGGGCTCGATTCGGAGACCGAGAAGGAGGCTGCGGCGCTCGCAATGGCACTGGGCGGGCTCAAAGGCCCCATCATGAAAGTGGCGCAGCTTCTCGCCACCATTCCCGACGCCTTACCCCCCGAGTATGCCGAGGCCCTCGGCAAGCTGCAGAGCCACGCGCCGCCCATGGGCCGCGGGTTCGTCAAGCGGCGGATGGCCGCGGAGCTCGGCCCGGAGTGGGAAGGCAAGTTCGCCAGCTTCGATTACGAGGCCGCGGCGTCGGCTTCGCTCGGCCAGGTGCATCGGGCGGTGGCTCATGACGGGCGGAGCCTGGCGGTCAAGCTGCAATATCCGGACATGCGCTCCGCCGTTGAAGCGGACCTGGTGCAGCTCGGCATGCTCTTCTCCGTGCACCGGCGCATGCGGCCCGCGGTCGAGACATCCGAAGTGCTGAAGGAACTGTCGGAGCGTTTGCGCGAGGAGCTCGACTACCGTCGGGAAGCCCGCATGACCAGCCTCTACGGGGACATATTCAAGTCCGACGCGTTCGTGCGGGTGCCGGAGGTGTTGCCGGCACTGTCCACGGACCGTGTGCTGACGATGACGTGGCTCGAGGGGAGAAAGCTTCTCGAGTACAAAGATCACTCGCTCGAAGACCGCAACGCCATCGCGCAGGCCATGTTCCGCGCCTGGTGGTATCCGTTCAGCCATTACGGGGTCATCCACGGCGATCCGCATCTCGGCAACTACACGGTGTTCGAGGACGGCGCGGGCAGGGCAGCCGGGATCAACCTGCTCGACTACGGCTGTATGCGGACTTTCGCGCCCAAGTTCATCCAGGGCGTGATCGATCTCTACAACGGGCTCCTGCACGACGACCGGTCCTTGGTCGTACATGCCTACGAGACGTGGGGCTTCGCCGGCCTCTCCAACGAGCTCATCGACATTCTGAATATCTGGGCCCGGTTCATCTACGGCCCGATGCTGGACGACCGCGTGCGCACGATCGCGGACGACGTGGATCCGGGCATGTATGGGCGCAAAGAAGCCTTCCAGGTGCATCAAGCCCTGCGCGACAAGGGGCCCGTCACCATTCCGCGCGAATTCGTGTTCATGGATCGTGCCGCGATCGGGCTCGGCGGCGTGTTCCTGCATCTAAATGCGGCGTTGAACTTCCACGACCTATTCGACGAAGCCATCGCGGGCGTCGATGTCGGCACCGTTACGCAACGGCAGTCCGAGGCCTTCGCGCAAGCGGGCGTGCCGCTTCCCGGTACCGACGCGCCTGAGACAGTTTCCTGA
- a CDS encoding endonuclease/exonuclease/phosphatase family protein — protein MPYSKMLNAAIIAGCLFGAVALVAGGLAETYPALDIVNNGLLLLTLGLAVLLLLSLTLRSRMLIVTTGALLAIALATLVSNLSGAAARAPENAERFLRVATFNMWGKGDLHLQKIEAFLAETEPDVVVLEEIRWKHEDFLRDMQETFPQQAGKHGLVILSKFPIVDKGRLDRPGQPYWQSLIVAWARLDVRGREVNVVGAHMSRPFYPSQQKSDFEHLTKFVRSMTGPVIVAGDFNAAPWTQKAHNFSTATGLGRLNTFSPTWPVRWKAVPLVPVLPIDNVFVSPQLTKINLTVGRRLESDHLPVVADIAFVD, from the coding sequence ATGCCGTACTCGAAGATGCTCAACGCCGCCATCATTGCCGGCTGCCTGTTCGGGGCAGTGGCCCTCGTCGCAGGGGGGCTGGCGGAGACCTATCCAGCGCTCGATATCGTGAACAACGGCCTGCTTCTGCTCACCCTTGGCCTCGCCGTTCTCCTTCTCCTGAGCCTTACCTTGCGCAGCCGCATGCTGATCGTCACGACCGGCGCGCTTCTGGCCATCGCGCTCGCCACGTTGGTCTCGAACCTTTCCGGGGCGGCCGCACGCGCGCCGGAAAATGCCGAGCGATTTTTGCGCGTGGCGACATTCAACATGTGGGGCAAGGGCGATCTCCACCTGCAAAAGATCGAAGCGTTTCTCGCCGAGACCGAGCCCGATGTGGTCGTGCTGGAAGAGATTCGCTGGAAGCACGAGGACTTCCTTCGGGATATGCAGGAGACCTTTCCCCAACAGGCGGGCAAGCACGGGCTCGTAATCCTGTCCAAATTTCCCATCGTGGACAAAGGCCGCCTGGATCGTCCGGGCCAACCCTATTGGCAGTCGCTAATTGTGGCGTGGGCCCGGCTCGATGTGCGTGGCCGCGAGGTCAACGTCGTCGGCGCGCACATGTCGCGGCCGTTCTATCCGTCGCAACAGAAGAGCGATTTCGAACACTTGACGAAATTTGTCCGGTCCATGACTGGGCCCGTCATCGTCGCGGGCGACTTCAACGCGGCGCCATGGACCCAAAAGGCGCATAATTTCTCCACCGCGACCGGATTGGGCAGACTGAATACGTTCTCACCCACCTGGCCGGTGCGGTGGAAAGCCGTGCCCCTGGTGCCGGTGCTGCCCATCGACAATGTCTTCGTTTCGCCGCAGCTGACGAAGATCAATCTGACGGTGGGCCGCCGGCTCGAGTCCGATCACCTGCCCGTGGTCGCCGACATCGCTTTCGTGGACTAG
- a CDS encoding DUF411 domain-containing protein, with amino-acid sequence MLSMRPLIIVASLVLTGLAAGIPAHAAPEASPAIEVWKSPSCGCCQKWADHLTENGFDVSAKNTTQGMLNRIKSQAGIGPKLASCHTARIDGYTIEGHVPADDIKRLLKERPDAIGLTVPDMPLGSPGMEQPDGKTEPYDVLLVKKDGSTEVFAQH; translated from the coding sequence ATGCTTTCGATGCGTCCTCTCATCATTGTCGCAAGCCTCGTTCTGACCGGCTTGGCAGCCGGCATACCCGCCCATGCGGCGCCCGAAGCAAGCCCTGCCATCGAGGTCTGGAAGTCGCCCTCCTGCGGTTGCTGCCAGAAATGGGCCGACCATCTCACCGAGAACGGATTCGACGTCTCGGCGAAAAACACGACCCAGGGGATGCTCAATCGCATCAAGAGCCAAGCCGGTATCGGGCCGAAACTCGCCTCGTGCCATACGGCGCGGATCGACGGCTACACGATCGAAGGCCATGTTCCGGCGGACGACATCAAAAGACTGCTCAAGGAGCGGCCCGACGCCATCGGTCTCACCGTGCCCGACATGCCGCTCGGGTCCCCCGGCATGGAGCAGCCCGACGGCAAGACGGAACCCTATGACGTTCTTCTCGTGAAGAAGGACGGCAGCACGGAAGTCTTCGCGCAGCACTGA
- a CDS encoding DUF6790 family protein: MSQVALVPLLAWVAALACWGIALWRAPRPLLRWFVLDRALRYVFIFPLGLLGIWAFVGHVLFPAQSAAAIGWPPSPFQFEVGYANLGLGLASLYAAFTTFYARVAVAIAASCFLVGAGIGHVHDIMAYNNLTPGNAGPILVTDFLTPMAVLALLIASARRPKQRPRSPDSAALEAEIEVARDAMRSYREALDRFVKS; the protein is encoded by the coding sequence ATGAGTCAGGTTGCGCTGGTTCCCCTTCTTGCTTGGGTCGCCGCGTTAGCCTGTTGGGGTATCGCGCTGTGGCGCGCTCCCCGGCCTCTACTGCGCTGGTTCGTATTGGACCGGGCCTTGCGCTACGTCTTCATTTTCCCGCTCGGACTACTGGGGATTTGGGCCTTCGTCGGTCACGTCCTGTTCCCCGCTCAGTCCGCAGCCGCGATTGGCTGGCCGCCGAGCCCGTTCCAGTTCGAGGTCGGGTACGCCAATCTCGGGCTTGGCCTGGCAAGCCTCTATGCGGCCTTCACGACATTCTATGCGCGGGTTGCCGTGGCGATCGCCGCGTCGTGCTTCCTGGTCGGCGCGGGGATCGGCCACGTGCACGACATCATGGCCTACAACAATCTGACGCCCGGCAACGCGGGTCCGATCCTCGTGACGGATTTCCTCACGCCCATGGCGGTGCTGGCGCTGTTGATCGCCTCCGCGCGGCGGCCGAAGCAGCGGCCCCGGTCGCCGGACTCCGCGGCACTCGAGGCCGAGATCGAGGTGGCGCGCGACGCCATGCGCTCCTATCGCGAAGCGCTCGATAGATTCGTCAAAAGTTAG
- a CDS encoding M3 family oligoendopeptidase, whose product MLPPCFAPGLFPHFSATFSPKALEKAGAKPGEGAALGDLPEWNLGDLYDAPEAPALKADLEKARHDAEAMHERYAGKLEGLLDGGAGGEALAEAVRSFEALNDVLGRVASYASLLYAADTTDPRRQKFYGDIQETITAISSQLLFFPLELNRLDDAAIETALATPSFGHYRPWIEDLRKEKPYQLEDKLEQLFHEKAVTGRGAWDRLFNETMANLRFDVDGQELSLEPTLNLLLDPKEKNRKHAAKALAKVFKDNVRLFTLITNTLAKDKEISDRWRGFEDVADSRHLSNRVEREVVDALVAAVRDAYPKLSHRYYAMKAKWLGMEKLKYWDRNAPLPEEPKQIIGWDDARDTVLTAYGDFSPRMAEIAGRFFDDGWIDAPVREGKQQGAFSHPTVPSAHPYVLLNYQGKPRDVMTLAHELGHGVHQVLAGKQGALMAPTPLTLAETASVFGEMLTFRKLLDQAPSARERKALLAAKVEDMLNTVVRQIAFYSFERQVHAERREGELTSERLGEIWMDVQRESLGPAIELKPEYETFWSYIPHFIHAPFYVYAYAFGDCLVNSLYAVYEKADAGFAERYLEMLSAGGTKHHRELLKPFGLDASEPHFWSMGLKVIEGFIDELEEMDRAVVAEA is encoded by the coding sequence ATGCTGCCCCCCTGCTTTGCTCCCGGCCTGTTTCCCCATTTCTCCGCAACGTTCTCGCCCAAGGCGCTCGAAAAGGCCGGCGCCAAGCCGGGAGAGGGCGCCGCGCTCGGCGATTTGCCGGAATGGAATCTCGGCGATCTCTACGACGCCCCGGAGGCGCCCGCGCTCAAGGCCGATCTGGAAAAAGCCCGGCACGACGCCGAGGCCATGCATGAGCGCTATGCGGGCAAGCTCGAAGGGCTGCTCGACGGTGGCGCGGGCGGCGAGGCGCTTGCGGAGGCCGTTCGCAGCTTCGAGGCCTTGAACGACGTGCTGGGGCGGGTCGCCTCCTATGCCAGCCTGCTCTACGCCGCCGACACGACCGATCCGCGGCGCCAGAAGTTCTACGGCGACATCCAGGAGACGATCACCGCGATCTCATCGCAGCTTCTGTTCTTTCCGTTGGAGCTGAACCGTCTCGACGACGCGGCGATCGAGACGGCGCTCGCCACGCCGTCCTTCGGGCATTACCGGCCTTGGATCGAGGATCTACGCAAAGAAAAGCCCTACCAGCTCGAAGACAAGCTGGAGCAGCTCTTCCACGAGAAGGCAGTTACCGGGCGGGGCGCCTGGGACCGGCTGTTCAACGAGACCATGGCCAATCTGCGCTTCGATGTGGATGGCCAGGAACTGAGCCTCGAACCGACACTCAACCTTCTTCTCGATCCGAAAGAGAAGAACCGCAAGCATGCTGCCAAGGCGCTCGCGAAAGTGTTCAAGGACAATGTCCGGCTCTTCACGCTGATTACCAACACGCTCGCGAAGGACAAGGAAATCTCCGATCGTTGGCGCGGGTTCGAGGACGTGGCCGACAGCCGCCACCTCTCCAACCGTGTGGAGCGGGAGGTGGTCGATGCGCTGGTGGCGGCCGTGCGCGACGCCTACCCGAAGCTGTCCCACCGCTACTACGCCATGAAGGCCAAGTGGCTCGGCATGGAGAAGCTGAAATACTGGGACCGCAACGCGCCGCTGCCGGAGGAGCCCAAACAGATCATCGGCTGGGACGATGCGCGGGATACTGTGCTCACCGCCTATGGCGATTTCTCGCCGCGGATGGCGGAGATCGCCGGGCGCTTCTTCGACGACGGCTGGATTGACGCGCCGGTCCGCGAGGGCAAGCAGCAGGGCGCGTTCTCGCATCCCACCGTGCCGAGCGCGCACCCTTACGTTCTGCTCAACTATCAGGGCAAGCCGCGGGACGTGATGACGCTCGCCCATGAGTTGGGCCATGGCGTGCACCAGGTGTTGGCCGGCAAGCAGGGCGCGCTGATGGCGCCGACGCCACTGACGCTGGCCGAAACGGCAAGCGTGTTCGGCGAAATGCTGACCTTCCGGAAGCTGCTCGACCAGGCGCCGAGCGCCCGCGAGCGCAAGGCGCTGCTGGCCGCGAAGGTCGAGGACATGCTCAACACAGTCGTGCGGCAGATCGCGTTCTACAGCTTCGAGCGGCAAGTCCATGCCGAGCGGCGCGAGGGCGAGTTGACGAGCGAACGCCTGGGCGAGATCTGGATGGACGTTCAGCGCGAGAGCCTGGGGCCTGCGATCGAGCTCAAGCCGGAATACGAGACCTTCTGGTCCTACATCCCGCATTTCATCCACGCGCCGTTCTACGTCTACGCCTATGCGTTCGGCGATTGCCTGGTGAATTCCCTCTACGCTGTCTACGAGAAGGCGGATGCGGGCTTCGCCGAGCGGTATCTCGAGATGTTGTCCGCAGGCGGCACCAAGCATCACAGGGAACTTTTGAAGCCGTTCGGTCTTGATGCATCGGAGCCCCATTTCTGGTCCATGGGTCTCAAGGTGATCGAGGGCTTCATCGACGAGCTCGAAGAGATGGACCGGGCGGTGGTCGCGGAGGCTTAA
- a CDS encoding sigma-54-dependent transcriptional regulator, whose protein sequence is MPKCVLVVDDDPTHRRILEEITRRFGYEVQSADGGEAALAQLQAGNAGDISLVLLDLVMPGTDGMAVLSAMRSLPKKPPVIVQTANGSIDAAIAAMRAGAVDFVVKPVSPERLEVSIKNALKIEALAGEISRMKASADGKLGFSDLIAGSEAMERVIEIGQRAASSNIPVLIEGESGVGKELIARAIQGEGARKTKPFVTVNCGAIPENLVESILFGHERGAFTGATEKRVGKFVEADGGTLFLDEIGELPLDAQVKLLRALQEGEIDPVGSKQSVKVDIRLISATNQNLIKLVQEGRFREDLYYRLNVFPIWVPPLRERLADVPELIRHFTARFAAEEGKRIDGPDAEAEAMLQRYSWPGNIRQLENAVFRAVVLADSPTLTVSEFPQIAAHVEGYAVTVPPAPAPRDLTPHIDGPVVLGQSADTPKTIHVPTRNGKDSVGIPALSANGDIRSLEDVEADMIRLAFGRYRGRMTEIAKRLGIGRSTLYRKMREIGLEARPN, encoded by the coding sequence ATGCCCAAGTGCGTCTTGGTCGTCGATGACGACCCTACCCATCGCCGTATTCTTGAAGAGATTACGAGGCGGTTCGGCTACGAGGTTCAATCCGCCGATGGCGGCGAGGCCGCACTCGCTCAACTGCAGGCCGGCAATGCCGGCGATATCTCCCTGGTCCTTCTCGACCTGGTGATGCCCGGAACGGACGGCATGGCCGTCCTGAGCGCCATGCGCTCCCTCCCGAAAAAACCGCCGGTCATCGTGCAGACGGCCAATGGCAGTATCGACGCCGCGATCGCGGCCATGCGCGCCGGCGCGGTCGACTTCGTGGTCAAGCCCGTGAGCCCCGAGCGGCTCGAAGTCTCCATCAAGAACGCCCTCAAGATCGAAGCGCTGGCGGGCGAGATCAGTCGCATGAAGGCGTCCGCCGACGGGAAGCTCGGCTTTTCCGATCTCATCGCCGGCAGCGAGGCCATGGAGCGTGTCATCGAAATCGGACAGCGCGCCGCCTCATCGAATATCCCCGTCCTGATCGAAGGCGAGTCGGGCGTGGGCAAGGAGCTGATTGCCCGCGCGATCCAGGGCGAAGGCGCGCGGAAGACAAAGCCCTTCGTGACCGTGAACTGCGGCGCCATTCCGGAGAACCTGGTCGAAAGCATTCTCTTCGGCCATGAGCGCGGCGCGTTCACCGGCGCAACCGAAAAGCGGGTTGGCAAATTCGTCGAGGCCGACGGCGGCACCCTGTTTCTCGACGAAATCGGCGAACTGCCGCTGGATGCGCAGGTCAAACTGCTCCGCGCACTTCAGGAAGGCGAAATCGATCCCGTCGGCAGCAAGCAATCGGTGAAAGTCGACATCCGGCTCATCTCGGCCACCAATCAGAACCTGATCAAGCTGGTGCAAGAGGGCCGCTTCCGCGAGGACCTCTATTACCGCCTCAACGTCTTCCCCATCTGGGTGCCGCCCTTGCGCGAGCGGCTGGCGGACGTTCCCGAGCTCATTCGTCACTTCACGGCGCGCTTCGCCGCCGAGGAAGGCAAGCGCATCGACGGACCCGATGCGGAGGCCGAAGCCATGCTCCAGCGTTACAGCTGGCCCGGCAATATCCGCCAGCTCGAGAATGCGGTGTTCCGCGCCGTGGTGCTCGCGGACTCGCCCACGCTGACGGTCAGCGAGTTCCCGCAGATCGCCGCACACGTGGAAGGCTATGCGGTGACCGTGCCGCCTGCCCCCGCGCCGAGGGATCTCACTCCCCACATCGATGGGCCGGTCGTGCTCGGCCAGTCCGCCGACACGCCGAAGACCATTCACGTTCCGACTCGTAACGGCAAGGACTCGGTCGGCATCCCGGCCCTCAGCGCGAACGGTGACATCCGATCTCTCGAGGATGTCGAGGCGGACATGATCCGGCTTGCCTTCGGACGCTACCGCGGCCGCATGACGGAGATCGCCAAGAGGCTCGGCATTGGACGGTCCACGCTCTACCGCAAGATGCGGGAGATCGGACTCGAAGCGCGGCCGAACTAG